Below is a window of Picosynechococcus sp. PCC 7002 DNA.
GGAGGATTGCCGTGGCGATCGCCTTTTTTGCTGCGATATGTTTCGGGGATCGCTCCAGAAAAAACGAATGCCGCCCTGAGATCCGATGTTGTCATCGCCAGTTCATGACATCCAGAAGTTGCGAAACGTAAAGGCTGCCCGAAAATCTCGACAAAGGGGGCGATCGCTTAAAATTCTGTAAAGCTTCTTCGAGAAATCATGTCTGGCCCCTGAACCAAGGGGTTACACTAGAGGGCAATCTTGCTGGACTGCTTACTGAGCTTTGGTGGTGCTAGTCCTCGGTTTTAAAAATTTTTTTATATTAATATTTCCGCCGTTAAAAAACTATTTTGTCTCCCCCGACGCTAATATGCCAGCCCCCTTGCCCATTGCCATTGAGCCCTTTACTTGGTCTAATCTCGACTTGCAGCAGACCTTTCAGCTGATTGATCGCTATTTGCCCCTGAATCTTTGCCGTAATCACGAAATTCTACCCCTCACCCTCCAAGATCGCTGTCTCACCCTGGGCATTGTCGATCCCCAACGCTCAAGCGTCGCGGCCATCGTCAATAAACTGCTCAGTCGCGGCGGACTGCAACTCAAAGCCCAAAAGCTTGATCTCAAAACCTACCAGCTAATTCTGTCTTCTTACCTGAATTACCATCAAAGCAAGCAAAAATCTCCGCCCCAACCCAAAACGTCCCCAGTCCCTGGCCGAAAAAACGCCCCCCTGCCAATCTCAGAACGGGCGACCTTAGTTATGGAGGATGGGCCACCACCCATGCCGTCATCTGTTTCTAATGATGCGGATCAAGACACTGCCGTGTTTTCTGGGGAGACAACGACTCTACAGATGCCGGTGAATAATGAACTGTCCGAATTTTTTAGACATGTGCCGGCGGTGGTGATTCCCAAGGGGCCAGTACAACTGCAAGCGTCACCGTCTGCTACGGCGAATGATGCAGGGGAATTGCAAATTTCACCGCAATATCTCAACACTCCCCTCGAAGAACTCAACCACTTATCCGCGTCGCAACTATACCAAGAACTGTTGGGCCGCATTTTAACGGAGGGTATTGGCCGCCTCTATTTTGAAAACCACGCCCGGGCAGGCCGCATTTTTCTCAGTGAAAGTGGTTTGATGAAAGGGTCATTGTCCGGTATTCCCCAGGAAACATTCCACGGCATCCTCGATGAATTTAAGCGTCTGGCCCACCTGCCCCCAGGGCCCATCGACCGACCGAAAAAAGTGGAAATGGAGCAGTACTATCAAGGCGAGCGAATTTTGCTGCGGCTGCGGGTCATGCCGGGACAGTACGGTGAAGAGGGTACCTTGCAAGTCTTACGGGGTCAAGCACTGGCGTTTTATCAACAGCAGCAGATGGATGAACTTGGACAAGAGGCCATTGAAGCGGCCCAACGCCTAGAACGGAAATTGCGCCATATTTATCTGCGGAGCCAAATTAATCCGGCTCCCCTTAATGCTTTGGATGAATTGTATGGTTTTTGCGATCGCCTCCGAGAACAGCTTGATAATCTGAACAAGCCCCAATAACAATCTTTGATTACGAATCACGGATTTGTTGACGATACCAGTGACGGAGAATCTCTGGATCAATGCCGAGATGATAACCGAGAAGCATTTTTTGGTTAATCCAAGTGGTGCGCCACAGACCCAGTCGCTGCCATCTGCGAGCCGAAGTTTGTACAGGTTGGCTTGTCAGACGAATCTTGCCCCGTTTTCTCAGCCGTTGCATTAGCTCATAGTCTTCCATAATGGGAATTTCGGCATAACCCCCCAGGGCTTCAAAATCCTGACGCCGCAAAAAAATGGCCTGGTCACCGTAGGGCAAAGCCAAAAGTTGCGATCGCCATTGCACCAACTTTTCTAAGGCACGAAATCGCCACCGGGAATCGGCAATTCCTAAAGGAAAGGCTCCAGCCACCACTTGGGAATCCGCCAAGGTCTCTGTCACAAGGGCAGCAAAGTCCTGGGGTAATTGGGTATCGCCATGGAGAAACAGAAAAATGTCTCCTTGGGCGATCGCTGCCCCTCGATTCATTTGTTTGCCGCGCCCCCCACTGGTTTGACAAAGGGTCACCGGAAACTGACGTACTAGATCACAAGTCGGATCCTGACTGCCCCCATCCACAACAATAATTTCTAAAGGATTGGGAACTTGGAGCAAAGATTGTAAACAAGAGACAATACCAGCTGCCTCATTTAAAACAGGCATAATCACTGAAATCATGATTTCTAAAAACTTGAGGCCCCAATATTAGGACGCACCCGTAACCGCACAAGCACCGCCGTAATGTTGTCATGACCATTGCGTTCATTAGCCAGGGCAATTAAGCGATGCACCCCTTCATCTAAATTGGCCCGGGCACTCAGGAGGGGGAGGAGCATTTCTTCCCAGGTCGTTTCAATTAAGTCATTGTCCGATAAGCCATCGGAACAGAGCAAAAACAGACTATCTTCGTTCACCTGGAAAAAATTAATATCCGGCTCCACAAAGCTATTTTCCCGGGGGCCAATGGCCTGGGTCAGTTGGTAGGCATCGGGCCTCCCATAGGCAATCTCTGGGGTGACGCCCCGATGTAATTCTCGCTGACCCACCTCATGGTCAACGGTGAGTTGTTCGAGATTTCCTTTGCGGCTCACACGATAGATGCGACTGTCTCCCACATGGGCGATCGCCACCTGATTGTCTTGAACCAACATCAAAACTAAGGTGGTGCCCATGCGCCCGCTCCCAGAACGGGAATTTTTCAGGTTGATATTGTAAACCGCCTCATTGGTCTCCCAAATGGCCTGGCGCATCACGGCCTCATCCGGTAACTCGTCCTGCCAATGCTCTTGGAAAAAAGCTTGAATCGTTTCCACAGAAAGGGCACTGGCCACTTCCCCCGCCGCATGGCCGCCCATACCATCACAGACCACATAAAAGCCGCGCCCTTGAATTTGTCTACCCAGGAGATTTTCCTGCTTTTCGATGCGGGTACGCATACCAAAATAATCCTCGTTGTGATCCCGCTCTTGACCAATATCCGTGCAGCCCGCATCGTCTAAACTCACCAAATTCATCGGTAAGACCACCGTTGAGGCTTCCTCTTCTTCTGGGAAATCCAAGGGTTCAAAGTCCCCCGAGGCGATGCTCCCTCCAGAATGTTCAATCTGGGGTGAGTCTTCTGTTTCTGATCCAGAATTGGCCGTTGCTGTCTCTCCGTCCGGGGTTTCTGCGAGATCTTCTGGGCCTAAATCAGCCGACAACAACACATCATCCAGGGTGGTTAAATCCTCTGGCTGTAATTCGATGGCTTCTAACTCTCCCTCCACTTCCCCATAAAAATCATCGGTATTTTCTGGGGCGAGGGCACGGAGGGCTTTTTTTAGGCGGGAGACGGTATCTAAACCACCAATTTGGGCCGTTTCAGTCAGCTCATAGAGGGGTTGCCACTCTGGTTGTGCAGATAGGTGAAACAAATCTTGCCATAGTTGAGGCAGTCGCTGCAGTGCCGGGAGATGGTCTGGATCATCCTGGAGGAGTTGTCGCACCACGAGGCTTTGGTCTTCGTCGAGGTATAAATTTATTGGTTCAAGGATAGTTTGGCAACATTGGAGGGGCACCAATTCTCGCCATAGCTGCACCATCTGAAAACACCATTGCAGCAGTTGTTCGTAGAGGGGGGTTTGTGCTTGGCAGTAGGTTTTTAAGGGCGTGAGGGGCTGTGGGCGTTGCTCAAACAGCAGCACTTGATATTCTGGTTGACGCCAAGCTTCCTGGAGTTTTGGCACCGCAGAAAAATTATCTTGCAGGCTGAGATACTGACGGGCGATCGCCGGAATTTCTTTATCTTGCCAGAGGTCGGGATCAGCGAGCTGGGTGGGATCGGTTATTTCTAGCTCTTGGAGGGCAGTTTCTAAAATTGTTGGGGTTTCTGGGGCTGTATCGATCACCGTGAGCCAAGGAAATGTTTCGGCCCGTACCGTTGGGCGATCGCCCAGGCGATAACGACCCGCTTCATCAAGGGTTTCTCGTGCTTGGCAAGATGCCGCTTCAGCGTCCAGGATCAAGGCTGTGAGAGGCCGACTGACCCACCCTTGGCAAGATTCACATTGCTCTTGCTGTAACCGTACGGGCGTTTCACAGTGGGGACAGGGCCTCGTCAGAGAGCTTCCACAATACTGACAGAAACGATTTTCTGGTGGGTTTTCTTGGGTACATTGGGGACAAACAACCATGGTCACAGGGGCCTTCTGGATGGGGGTGACCCGCGAAGCTTAACCTAAGCTTGTGGGGGAGAAACCTGAATTTAAAAACAGTTTGGGTGTTTTAGGAACTTTTGAGCGGCGACGGGCCATGATGGGCTTCAACGTTATAGAAACAACATTGGGGAGTAGCTTTTGCCCGCAAGCACAACTGACTCCCCAGCGATAAATAGCTACATTTTCATGTTGGCCGCCTCAATCGCGCCTAGGTAGATTTTTTCGGGGCGAGGATCATCATCATGTTACGCCCTTCTCGTTTGGGTCGCTGTTGAATTTCACCGACTTCTTCGAGGTCTTTGGCCATGCGATCTAGCAGTTTTTGGGCAAGGTTGGAGTGCTGGATCTCCCGGCCCCGGAAGGTGATCGTTGCTTTGACTTTGTCGCCTGATTTGAGGAAGCGCTGGGCACTGTTTACCCGGACTTGGTAGTCATGTTCCTCAATTTTGTAACGCATTTTGACCTCTTTGAGATCCGCATTGTGCTGTTTCTTTTTGGCTTCTCGGGCGCGTTTTTCCTGCTCGAATTTGTACTTCCCGTAGTCCATAATCCGGCATACTGGCGGCTTGGCGGTTTCGCTGACGAGGACAAGATCGAGGTCTTCTTCTTCGGCGATCGCCAGGGCCTCGGCGGGGGTCATGATGCCAAGTTGTTCCCCGTCTCCACTGATGACTCTGATATTTGGAAAACGAATTCTTTCGTTAATTTTCGGGAGGTCACGTTTTACGCGTCTTTTATCTTTCACAGGCTATGCGTTGAATGTTGTTACGATTTGGTAGGTAGGTTTATTACAGTCAATAAAAAATTGAGAACTATGCCCATTTTACTCATTGGCGGACTTTTCGTTACGTCCTGGGGCAGATTTTAGGGACAATTTGTGATGATTTTTCAAGCGAGGATGCTCAATTTAAGTTATGGTGATCGCCCAACACCCTAGGGGAATAAATGCTGCAATGGCGCTTCAACCTTGGTCACAACGGATCGGGTCACAACGGTGCTGGATTTGGCGGGGCTGGCAGATTCGTTACAGTTTTTGGCGCACGGTTCCAGAAAACAGAGGGCGATCGCCCCTTGTCCTCCTCCATGGATTTGGGGCGGCCCTGGAGCATTGGCGTCATTTAATGCCCTTGCTGGCCCAGGATCGCGATGTGTATGCCCTGGATTTATTAGGGTTTGGGGGTTCGCGGAAAGGCCGTGCAGAGTTTGGCGTCCCCCTCTGGACAGCCCAATTGAGCGACTTTTTAAACCTTGTGGTGCGGCGTCCGGTAATTTTGTTGGGCAATTCCCTTGGTTCTTTGGTCTGTGCCAACCTGGGCCAAGATCCGAAAAATCGGGTCGAGGCGATCGCCCTGATGAGTGTGCCGGATGTTGCCCAACGCCAAGCGATGCTCCCCAAACCTCTGCGCCCGATTGTCAATGGTTTGGAGCGCAGTGCCATGCAACCCTGGCTCCTGAAACTCATCTTTCGGGTGGCGCGTCGTCCCTTTGTCCTGAAAAATTGGCTGAAATTAGCCTATCCTTCCTGGCCAGACATTGATGCCGAACTGTTAGCAATTGTGCAGGCCCCGACCCTGGATCAAGATGCTGCTCAAGCATTTGTTGCCCTGAGTCGCCGCGTCGGTCAGCCAGGCTTTGCGCCGCCCATGGCCACGGTTTTTGCGAAAATGCCTTGCCCAATGTTGCTGCTCTGGGGCGAACAGGATCGCTTTGTCCCCGTGGCGATCGCCCCCCAACTTGCCGCCGTTAATCCCCGGATCACCCTCAAGATTTTGCCCGGCCTTGGCCACTGCCCCCACGACGAAGCCCCGGCCCTCATCTATGAATTATTTTCCCAATGGCTAGAAGGTGCCAGCGAGCTATAGTAATATATCCCCTTGGTTTTAGTACGTAGCGCCGCCCCAATTCCCCAGACCATGATGAAACACACCCTCTCAGTTCTTGTTGAAGACGAAGCCGGAGTCCTCACCCGCATTGCCGGACTCTTTGCCCGTCGTGGTTTTAACATCGAAAGCCTCGCCGTTGGCCCCGCCGAAAAAGAGGGTATTTCCCGGATTACCATGGTTGTTCCCTGCGACGAAAAAGAAATTGAACAGGTTTCTGCCCAACTCGACAAGCTCATCCACGTGCGGGAAGTGGACGATGTCACCGCCAAACCCTGTGTGGAACGGGAACTGATGTTGGTCAAGGTCAATGCCGATGCGAGCCAACGCTCTGAAGTGATGCAATTGGTCCAGGTTTTCCGGGCGCGGATCGTCGATATTTCTGACAGAACCGTGACGGTGCAGGTGGTGGGTGACCCCGGCAAAATGGTCGCTATCCTTCAAATGCTCGAAAAATTCGGCATCATTGAAGTGGCGCGGACTGGAAAATTAGCCCTCGTCCGGGAATCTGGCGTAAACACAGAATATCTAAAATCTGCGGGTAGAAAAGCCTAATTTCCCCTATGAATTTTGGGGACAGACAGTGCATTGCATTATTGATGAAACTGTCCTAAATCTTCTGAATTCCACAAAATTTTTCTTGATTTTCCTGGGACTGACTTGATGTTTCTTAACATCTAAGCCCGCCTTTGTGTGGCTAAGATCATGGGGTGACACATTTTGATCAGGGATAGTCTAGCTATGAATCAGTACCCCAACCCAAATCCTCAGCCTGAGGATGATGGCTCTGTGAATGAAGTCGCGAAACTGCGCCAAGAACAGCAAAAAGTGGATGCGATTCGGAAGAGGGTTTTGTTTAGGCGCATCGAAAATAGCATTTACATTCTCGTGGGTTTACTGGAAGTGCTGTTAGTCTTGCGGTTTTTCCTGCGGCTATCCGGCGCCAACCCAGAAAATACCTTTGCAAAATTTATCTATGCTCTTTCGGGGCCTTTTGTCTCGCCTTTTTCAACGCTGTTTATCAGCCCGGTAGAACGCACCGATGCAACCCTGGGCACGAATATTTTTGATGTCAATCTTCTCATTGCAATTGTGATCTATGCGCTGTTAGGCTTCCTCGCCAGTTGGATTGTTCGTTACATCTATCGGCAAGTGGCCCCGACGGATTTCTAGGGAGCGGTGAGCCTAAAAAAATTTTCATTGGGAGCCGGGCGAGAACCTTGTAAAATAGGGCGAATGTGCCTGCTGTCTTGCCCTTGGTTTAAAACAGTAGCGACAAAAATTTGTATTGAATTTATTCCTAGGCGATCGCCCCTGTATGACTTCTCCCGTTCGTTTTGCCCTGACAACTCCCCTCTATTACGTCAATGACGTGCCCCACATTGGCAGTGCCTACACAACGATGGTGGCCGATGCGATCGCCCGTTTCCATCGCCTCAAAGGGGATGACGTGCTCTTTATCACAGGCACCGACGAACATGGCCAAAAAATCCAGCGCACTGCCCAAGAAAAAGGCGTTGATCCCCAGGTACACTGCGACGAAATCATCGGCAGCTTCAAGGATCTTTGGCAACACTACAACATTCAATACGACCGCTTTAGCCGCACCACCGCCCCTAACCACGCAAAAATTGTTGCTGAATTTTTCCAGCGGGTCTGGGACAACGGCGACATTTACCTCGCCCAACAGCAAGGTTGGTATTGCGTTGCCTGCGAAGAATTTAAAGAAGAAAAAGACCTGATCAAAGACCATCACTGCGCGATCCACACCAACAAACAGGCCGAGTGGCGGGACGAAGAAAACTACTTTTTCCGTCTGTCTAAATATCAGGCCCAACTCGAAGCCCTCTACAGCGACAATCCCGATTTCATCCAGCCCGCCAGCCGTCGCAACGAAGTGATCAACTTTGTAAAGCAGGGACTGCAGGATTTTTCAATTTCCCGCGTTAATCTCGACTGGGGCTTTCCGGTGCCCACCGACGAGAACCACACGATCTATGTTTGGTTTGATGCGCTGTTGGGTTATGTCACGGCTCTGTTAGAAGACGGGGAAGCAGCCACCCTCGAAAATGCCCTGAAAAAATGGTGGCCGATCAACCTCCATTTAATTGGTAAAGATATTCTGCGCTTCCATGCAGTTTACTGGCCAGCGATGCTCATGTCAGCAAACCTGCCCCTGCCCGATAAAGTATTTGGCCACGGCTTTCTCACCAAAAATGGTCTCAAGATGGGTAAAAGCCTCGGCAATACCATCGACCCGATTGCCCTAGTGAATCAATATGGTGCCGATGCCCTGCGCTACTACTTCCTCAAGGAAGTGGAATTAGGCAAAGACGGTGATTTTAACGAAACTCGCTTCGTGAATGTGGTCAATGCTGACCTGGCCAATGACCTGGGGAATTTGCTGAACCGCACCCTAGGTATGCTGAAAAAATACTGCAAAAGCGAAATTCCGAACTTAGATCTCGGCACTATTCCCGTCGACCACCCCCTCAAGGCCCTTGGGGAAACCCTTGGCGATCGCACCTGTGCCGCCTACGACAACCTCAACTTTACCGCCGCCTGTCAGCAGGTATTAGCACTCATCCAAGCCAGCAACAAATACATCGATGACCGCGCCCCCTGGGCCTTATTTAAAGCGGGAGAACAAGCCCAAGTCGAGGAAATTCTCTTGACGATCCTAGAATCCGTACGTCTGGCGGCCTATTTACTCTCCCCGGTGATCCCCAATCTCAGCAATCAAATTTATCGTCAATTAGGTTTCCCTGGGGACTTCAATCGCCCTGAAGACCTTGTCAATCTGGCTCCCTTTGCCAGCCATAGCCGCTGGGGTCTGCCTTGGTCTGAACGAACCCTAACGAAAGCCCAGCCTATCTTTGCCCGCCTTGAAGTCCCTGAAGCCTCCGCCTAAGCGCAGCCCCAAAACCGAGGGAATGATAAAAGTTTTGACGAAGTTCCAGCTTTCTCAGTAAGCTTAGTTATTGGGTTTCCCTTTTTTACAATGGGGCATCTATTTTTTTATAAAAACTGTTTCATAAATATTTTCGTTTTAATAAAATCTCAAGAGGCATAATCACAATGCTGGATCACTTTGGTAGCGATCCGGTTTTCTCGCCTGAACAGGTACTTGAAAATCGAGGTCGTGTTGCGATCTTTATCGATGGTTCTAATCTATTCTATGCAGCGCTGCAATTAGGCATCGAAATCGACTACAGCAAACTTCTTTATCGTTTAACGGGCGGGTCACGGCTACTGCGGTCTTTTTTCTACACAGGGGTTGACCGGGCTAACGAAAAACAGCAAGGCTTTTTGTTGTGGATGCGCCGCAATGGTTATCGGGTCATCGCCAAGGATTTAGTGCAACTGCCGGATGGTTCGAAAAAAGCCAATTTGGACGTGGAAATTGCAGTGGATATGATGGCCCTCGTGGGCTCCTATGATACGGCGGTGCTCGTCAGTGGTGATGGGGATCTGGCCTATGCGGTGGATGCGGTCAGCTATCGGGGGGCACGGGTTGAGGTGGTTAGCCTGCGATCGATGACTAGCGATAGTTTGATTAATGTGGCAGACCGTTACATTGACCTAGAGCAAATCCAGACGGATATCCAAAAGCTCCATCGGGGCCAGTTTTCGGAACCAAGGCTAATGGAAGATCGTGGTGGTGGCACAATTGAGTTACCCAGTCATGAGTAAGTAAAGGTGATGGTGCGTTTGTGTCGATGGAAATGGGGGCGATCGCCAAAAATATTCGCCTTAGCACTACTCCTGATGGGGAATCTTGGGGGAATAACGGCCTGTCGCAATAGCCCGCCAGCGACGGAAACAGAACCCCAAAGCCAAAATTCCGAAAATCGCCTCATCGTCGAAGATGCCCTCCTCGAACAATCCGATGCCGAGGGAAATATTCTCTGGAAAATCCAGGCCGAAGAAGCCATCTATAGCCAAGACCGCAAAGCCGCCACCCTCACCAAGCTCGTGGGGAATCTCTACCAAGATGGGGAAGTGATCCTCAGTCTCCAGGCGAACAAGGGCCAGGTGATTAACGATGGCGATCGCATTATCCTCGAATCAGGGGTTTTGGTTACGGATAATCGTCAGGGGGCCGTCTTTGAAACCGAGAAAGCCGAGTGGGAACCCGCCAATTTCATCCTCCAGATCACCACGGGTCTCCAAGCCAAATATCCCAACGGCACACTCAGCGCCAAACAGGGTAAATATTTCATCGATCGCCAGGATTTAGAACTCGCCGATACCGTCGAGGTGGTCATTGTGGAGCCCCCCCTCCAACTCCAAGGCAGCAAGCTCAATTGGCTCGTGGCTGAAGATAAAATTACCGCCGCCGAGGGCCTCACTGTCCAGCGTTACACCGCAGAAACAATCACCGATCGCCTCCGGGCAGATCAAGGTGAAGCCCAACTCAAAGCCCAGAAAATTATTGTCAGTGGCAATGTTTTGTTAAATAGCCTTGACCCAGAGATTCAGTTTGCCAGCGGAGCCGCCACCTGGGATATCCAAGCGGGTATCATTACAGGTCAAGATTCTGTACAACTCACCCAAACCGCCGAACGAGTCCAATTTCGAGGCAACCAAGGACGCTACAATCTCAAGACTCAACAGGCGCAATTAAGCGGTGCGGTCAGGGGAACGGGCGAAGATCCCCCCACCTCCCTCAAGGCCAACCAAGTGGATTGGAATCTCACCGCCGAGGAAGTGGTGGCCGTGGGCAATGTGGTTTATGAACAGACTAACCCACGGGTCAAACTCAATGGCGATCGCGCCGTGGGCAAATTCAAACAAAATCAATTGGTGGTGACAGGGTCGGCCCAAAAACAAGTCACCACAGAAGTCATCCCCTAAGTGATCAACAAGTTCAGCACATCCTTAGGGAGCGACACAGCCCAGCAGCGAGGGGATACCAGTACAATGGTAAATCGCTAGGCACATCAGGCAGTGCATTTATCTAGTTGTAGGCAATTCACCAAAAAAGATATTGAGATCAGATAAGGCCATGGGTAAAGTTGCAGTTGGGTTATCAGGGGGCGTAGACAGTTCCGTCACCGCAGGGATTCTCCATCGCCAGGGCTATACTGTCGAAGGGGTCACCCTCTGGCTGATGAAAGGTAAAGGTCAATGTTGCTCGGAGGGGATGGTGGATGCGGCAGATATTTGTGAGCAATTGGGCATTCCCCACCACATCGTGGATAGCCGTGATTTGTTTCAGAAATACATTGTTGATTATGTTGTGTCTGGGTATGAAGTGGGGGTGACACCTTTACCCTGTTCCCAATGCAATCGGATGGTGAAATTTGGGCCAATGTTGCAATGGGCCAAGGCAGAGCTGGGCATTGATCAGATTGCGACGGGCCACTATGCCAGAATTCGTTACAACGACCAAACCGGACGCTATGAACTGTTGCGGGCGGTGGATCGCCATAAAGATCAATCCTATTTTCTCTATGATCTCACCCAGGAAATGCTGGCGGGGACGCTGTTTCCTTTGGGGGAAATGACCAAGGGCGAAACCCGGCAAATTGCGGCGGAAATGCAGCTTTCGACGGCAAAAAAACCAGAAAGCCAAGACCTCTGCCTCATTGAAGCCCACGGCTCGATGAAAACTTTTTTGGATAAATATATCGAACAGCGGGAAGGGGAGATCGTCGATCTTGATGGGAAAGTACTGGGACACCATACGGGTATCCATCATTACACCATTGGCCAACGAAAGGGCTTGGGCATTGCCGCCCCGGAACCCCTCTATGTGGTGAAGCTAGATAATGTGATGAATCGGGTAGTGGTGAGTACCCGCGATCGCGCTGGTCAGTCTGAATGTACGGTACAGCGCATGAATTGGTTGGCGCTCCCAGGCATTACAAGCCCCATCCGCGCAGAGGTGCAGGTGCGTTATCGCAGTGGTGCGGTGCCTGTGACGGTGATTCCGCTAGAAGGCGATCGCCTCAAACTGGTTTTTGAAGAACCCCAATTCGGGATTACCCCTGGTCAGGCGGCCGTACTTTATGACGGTGATCGGGTGCTGGGGGGCGGCATTATCGAACATCCCGAAGCGGCTTAGTTCTATTGGCCGGACATTTAGGGGCGAGGGGAAACCAGCCGTTGCCGTTGGGCCTGTTCAATGGCTTCAAACAATGCTTGAAAATTCCCTTCGCCAAACCCCTGGGCCTGTTGTTTGCGTTCAATAAATTCCCAGAAAAATGTCGGCTCTTTAAAAATGGGCTGGGTGAAAATTTGTAGGAGCATTTCCTTAGGCGATCGCACCACATCCACGAGGATTTTTTCCTGTTGAATTTGGGGCCAATGGGGTAATGTTTCTAGGTGGGGATAGCGATCATAGAGATTCTTGTAATAGGTGGCCGGAACGTCGAGAAATGCCATATTTGTCCGGCGAAAGTGCCCGATTTGCTCCGGTAAGTTTTTGTATTTTAGGGCGATATGTTGAATCCCAGCACCACGATTAAACTCGATAAATTCTTGGATTTGGGAACGCTGTG
It encodes the following:
- the mnmA gene encoding tRNA 2-thiouridine(34) synthase MnmA — its product is MGKVAVGLSGGVDSSVTAGILHRQGYTVEGVTLWLMKGKGQCCSEGMVDAADICEQLGIPHHIVDSRDLFQKYIVDYVVSGYEVGVTPLPCSQCNRMVKFGPMLQWAKAELGIDQIATGHYARIRYNDQTGRYELLRAVDRHKDQSYFLYDLTQEMLAGTLFPLGEMTKGETRQIAAEMQLSTAKKPESQDLCLIEAHGSMKTFLDKYIEQREGEIVDLDGKVLGHHTGIHHYTIGQRKGLGIAAPEPLYVVKLDNVMNRVVVSTRDRAGQSECTVQRMNWLALPGITSPIRAEVQVRYRSGAVPVTVIPLEGDRLKLVFEEPQFGITPGQAAVLYDGDRVLGGGIIEHPEAA